The Acinetobacter pittii genome contains a region encoding:
- a CDS encoding TetR/AcrR family transcriptional regulator — MSIKTKEKLIEAAIFLFSQNNIEALSVQKINEAAKVANKSALYYHFNSKWGLVEAALDYVMQPYVEESLKMLNSIHPENVKVSEVVDSLMNPMVKILLKENGIHHIKFFSRTISAGNEGRVLVAKTLVPISDKAVNLLKLALPEADTEALTLKVLFTFNTVLNIISDVGLEHYWPTSIKDPKIIGKYLKDYIEGGIRFNVDKPTSSLG; from the coding sequence ATGAGCATAAAGACCAAAGAGAAACTAATTGAGGCAGCTATTTTTCTGTTTTCACAGAATAATATTGAAGCTTTGTCAGTACAGAAAATTAATGAAGCTGCCAAAGTAGCTAACAAATCTGCTTTGTACTATCACTTCAATTCAAAATGGGGATTAGTAGAGGCTGCATTAGATTATGTGATGCAACCCTATGTAGAGGAGAGCTTGAAGATGCTGAACTCTATACATCCAGAAAATGTTAAAGTTTCAGAGGTTGTCGATTCATTAATGAACCCAATGGTTAAAATCTTATTAAAAGAAAATGGAATTCACCATATCAAGTTTTTCTCGCGAACAATCAGTGCAGGCAATGAAGGAAGAGTATTAGTTGCTAAAACATTAGTCCCTATCTCTGATAAAGCCGTTAATTTATTAAAGCTTGCTTTACCTGAAGCTGATACCGAAGCTTTAACTCTAAAAGTTTTATTTACCTTTAATACAGTTTTAAATATTATCAGTGATGTTGGGCTTGAGCATTATTGGCCCACTAGTATTAAAGATCCAAAAATCATTGGAAAATATTTAAAAGATTATATCGAAGGTGGAATCAGGTTTAATGTAGATAAACCCACTTCATCTTTGGGCTAA
- the kdsD gene encoding KpsF/GutQ family sugar-phosphate isomerase: MPNPTDFQSSALATLRIEQQALDVLATQIGDSFNRACEILLQCKGRVVITGMGKSGHIGRKMAATFASTGTPSFFMHPGEAGHGDLGMLVRGDVLIAISNSGKSDEIMMLMPLIKHLGVPLITISRDDKGPMPQNADIALTLGESDEACPLGLAPTSSTTATLVLGDALAVALLEARGFTADDFARSHPAGALGKRLLLHVKHLMHTGDELPKVSPDTPMNQVLYEISNKRLGLTTIVDEQEHLLGIFTDGDLRRLIDKQQGFDVNLPVSEVMTKKPSTISQEARAVEALQQLNLKKISQFVVVDDQNKVIGVISMHDLIQAGVN; encoded by the coding sequence ATGCCCAATCCTACAGATTTCCAAAGCAGCGCATTAGCAACATTGCGTATTGAGCAACAAGCCTTAGACGTGTTAGCAACACAAATTGGTGACAGTTTTAACCGAGCTTGTGAAATATTGTTACAGTGTAAAGGTCGTGTTGTGATCACTGGCATGGGTAAGTCAGGGCATATTGGCCGTAAAATGGCTGCAACTTTCGCCTCAACTGGTACACCATCTTTCTTTATGCATCCGGGTGAAGCTGGACATGGTGATTTGGGAATGCTGGTTCGTGGGGATGTTTTAATTGCGATTTCCAATTCTGGAAAAAGTGATGAAATCATGATGTTGATGCCACTCATCAAACATCTTGGCGTTCCTCTTATTACCATTAGCCGTGATGATAAAGGCCCAATGCCGCAAAATGCTGACATCGCTTTAACTTTAGGCGAATCTGACGAGGCATGTCCATTAGGTTTAGCACCTACGTCGAGTACTACAGCAACTTTAGTATTGGGTGATGCACTGGCTGTTGCTTTACTTGAAGCACGTGGTTTTACCGCAGATGATTTTGCTCGTTCGCATCCAGCAGGTGCGTTGGGTAAACGCTTACTTTTACATGTAAAACACCTCATGCATACAGGCGATGAGCTGCCAAAAGTTTCACCAGATACACCAATGAATCAAGTGCTTTATGAAATCTCTAATAAACGTTTAGGCTTGACGACAATTGTAGATGAACAAGAACATTTGCTTGGTATTTTCACCGATGGTGACTTGCGCCGTTTAATTGATAAACAGCAAGGTTTCGATGTGAATTTGCCTGTTTCAGAAGTGATGACAAAAAAACCATCAACGATTTCTCAAGAAGCACGTGCGGTAGAAGCTCTACAACAGCTGAACCTGAAAAAAATTAGTCAGTTTGTGGTGGTAGATGACCAAAACAAAGTGATTGGTGTAATTAGTATGCATGACCTTATTCAGGCAGGGGTAAATTAA
- a CDS encoding DUF6632 domain-containing protein produces the protein MPTTHQIKISRFSLAAKFTGISFLLFFVGAALLIFFNIPAILLQFEWGKFLVRLVRWGSLHGGAEHYELMISAIYIVWGWFLLKAANEPLKNYLFFEFTMFANIAHFGAMLVMGLVITHETPHLIGDVLLGWVLLLIYIYFWWPIRKIYKSDSKLNHSI, from the coding sequence ATGCCAACAACTCATCAGATAAAAATATCGAGATTTAGCCTAGCCGCAAAATTTACGGGAATTAGCTTTTTGCTATTTTTTGTCGGAGCAGCGCTTCTTATCTTTTTTAATATTCCTGCAATTTTACTTCAGTTTGAATGGGGGAAATTTCTTGTGCGACTGGTCCGCTGGGGATCGTTACATGGTGGAGCTGAGCATTACGAGTTGATGATCTCAGCTATCTATATTGTATGGGGCTGGTTTCTTTTAAAAGCAGCGAATGAACCACTAAAAAACTATCTATTTTTTGAATTTACCATGTTTGCAAATATTGCTCATTTCGGCGCAATGCTTGTTATGGGTTTGGTGATAACACATGAAACTCCACATTTGATTGGAGATGTATTGTTGGGTTGGGTTCTGCTCTTAATTTATATTTATTTCTGGTGGCCTATTAGAAAAATATATAAGTCTGATAGTAAGTTAAATCATTCAATTTAA
- the lptB gene encoding LPS export ABC transporter ATP-binding protein: MQQALQQPQTLCIKHLAKNYSKRWVVKDVSFSMQSGQIVGLLGPNGAGKTTSFYMVVGLVRMDKGEIHLDDLDMSDLAMHERARKGIGYLPQEASIFRKLTIAENIMSILETRKDLNKQQRQQRLTELLNDFKISHIKDSLGMSVSGGERRRAEIARALAADPKFMLLDEPFAGVDPISVGDIKDIIQTLKDRGIGVLITDHNVRETLAICERAYIVSEGAVIAEGTPQEILDNEQVRKVYLGDDFTV, translated from the coding sequence ATGCAACAAGCTCTTCAACAACCCCAAACTTTGTGTATTAAGCACTTAGCAAAAAACTATAGTAAACGTTGGGTCGTCAAAGACGTATCTTTTAGTATGCAAAGTGGACAGATTGTTGGTTTGCTTGGCCCTAACGGTGCAGGAAAAACAACAAGCTTCTATATGGTTGTTGGACTAGTGCGTATGGACAAAGGTGAAATTCACCTTGATGATCTTGATATGTCCGATTTGGCAATGCATGAACGGGCACGTAAAGGCATCGGATATCTTCCGCAAGAAGCTTCTATCTTTAGAAAGCTCACAATTGCTGAAAATATTATGTCTATTTTAGAAACACGCAAAGACTTAAATAAACAGCAGCGCCAGCAACGTCTTACTGAATTATTAAATGACTTTAAAATCAGTCATATTAAAGATTCATTGGGTATGAGTGTGTCGGGCGGTGAGCGCCGCCGTGCTGAAATTGCACGTGCATTGGCTGCTGATCCTAAATTTATGTTGCTTGATGAACCGTTTGCTGGTGTCGATCCAATTTCGGTAGGTGATATTAAAGATATTATCCAGACTTTAAAAGATCGTGGTATTGGTGTACTCATTACTGACCATAACGTACGTGAAACTCTAGCAATTTGTGAACGTGCATATATTGTGAGTGAAGGTGCGGTAATTGCTGAAGGCACGCCACAAGAAATTCTGGATAACGAACAGGTACGTAAAGTCTACTTAGGTGACGATTTTACAGTTTAA
- the lptA gene encoding lipopolysaccharide transport periplasmic protein LptA, producing the protein MHQSLNLKRSSAFLKQAAVITFVALSSASTFALPSDRNQQISLVADRATYNEKTGLTTYTGNVVIEQGTMKLQADSIVATLNSKREIQTITAKGRPSKFQQQISADKGVARGEGQTIVYNADTGIITLTGGAYLYQDGSSIRGNSLKYSMNKGDVEAQGSSSNRVQIIIPPSTSKSFPGARD; encoded by the coding sequence ATGCACCAAAGTCTTAATTTAAAACGTTCTTCAGCTTTCCTAAAACAAGCTGCGGTAATTACATTCGTTGCTCTATCATCTGCTTCGACTTTTGCTTTGCCGTCTGACCGTAATCAACAAATTTCGTTAGTAGCAGACCGTGCAACTTATAATGAGAAAACGGGTTTAACGACTTATACGGGTAATGTCGTAATTGAGCAAGGTACGATGAAGCTTCAAGCCGACTCAATTGTGGCTACTCTAAACTCTAAACGTGAAATTCAAACGATTACTGCCAAAGGTAGACCGTCTAAATTCCAGCAGCAAATTAGTGCTGACAAAGGCGTTGCACGAGGCGAGGGTCAAACCATTGTTTATAATGCAGATACAGGCATTATTACTTTGACTGGTGGTGCATATTTATATCAAGATGGTTCAAGTATTCGTGGTAACTCACTGAAATATAGTATGAACAAAGGCGATGTTGAAGCTCAAGGTTCATCATCAAACCGTGTTCAAATTATTATTCCGCCATCAACTTCAAAAAGTTTCCCAGGAGCGCGTGACTAA
- the kdsC gene encoding KdsC family phosphatase, with protein sequence MASYALLEQARHLQALVLDVDGILSDGFVTLTNSGDEIKSFDIRDGLGMKLVQQANMKVIIITGRKSNIVEKRMSDLGVDLVFQGREDKGSALREACAQFNILPSDCLYMGDDWPDLSAFAIAGMSVTVPNGHEEVRRRAHLVTQSMGGRGAVREVCDMLLIAKGIYQELLEKYLAVPH encoded by the coding sequence ATGGCATCTTATGCATTGTTAGAACAAGCACGTCATTTACAGGCATTGGTTCTGGATGTTGATGGTATTTTGAGTGATGGCTTCGTAACCTTAACCAATAGTGGCGATGAAATTAAATCATTCGATATTCGTGATGGTTTAGGCATGAAGCTTGTGCAGCAAGCGAACATGAAAGTCATCATTATTACAGGCCGAAAAAGTAATATTGTTGAAAAGCGTATGTCTGACTTAGGGGTAGATCTGGTCTTTCAAGGGCGTGAAGACAAAGGTTCTGCACTGCGTGAAGCATGTGCGCAGTTTAATATTTTACCTTCAGATTGCTTATATATGGGTGATGATTGGCCTGATTTGTCGGCTTTTGCGATTGCAGGCATGAGTGTTACTGTGCCAAATGGTCACGAAGAAGTACGTCGCCGTGCGCATTTGGTTACGCAATCGATGGGTGGGCGTGGTGCTGTACGTGAAGTCTGTGATATGTTGCTGATCGCAAAAGGCATTTACCAAGAACTTCTTGAAAAATATCTTGCAGTACCGCATTAA
- a CDS encoding winged helix-turn-helix transcriptional regulator: MANSTLMKYEPCPVARCVNLIGDRWSLLIVRDAFDGMRRFGDFQRSLGVARNILSDRLKKLVDADVLEMQDASDGTAYQEYVLTTKGESLFPVIVALRQWGEHNLFESGERHSLLIDKNTGQQIPFMTPVAADGTALRASNTQVQKVK, encoded by the coding sequence ATGGCGAACTCTACACTAATGAAATATGAACCTTGTCCTGTTGCGCGCTGTGTCAATCTCATAGGAGATCGTTGGTCACTGCTTATTGTGCGCGATGCATTTGATGGAATGCGCCGTTTTGGAGATTTTCAGCGGAGCTTGGGAGTGGCGCGAAATATTCTATCTGACCGACTTAAAAAGTTAGTCGATGCTGATGTTCTTGAAATGCAAGACGCTTCGGATGGCACGGCTTATCAGGAATATGTGCTGACCACTAAAGGGGAGAGTTTATTCCCAGTGATTGTGGCTTTGCGACAATGGGGAGAGCACAACTTATTTGAAAGTGGTGAGCGCCATTCGCTGTTAATTGATAAAAATACAGGTCAGCAAATTCCATTTATGACACCAGTTGCGGCAGATGGAACAGCGCTGAGAGCTTCAAATACTCAAGTGCAAAAGGTGAAATAA
- a CDS encoding MFS transporter translates to MKASLVSSTSPVDNNKTHSNLPRGVILLFAIASGASVANVYYAQPLLDILARDFKVSHAAIGGVVTATQIGCALALIFLVPLGDLVNRRRLMALQLIALISALLMVGFAHSTIILLAGMLAVGLLGTAMTQGLIAYAANAAAPHEQGHVVGTAQSGVFIGLLLARIFSGGISDVAGWRGVYFCAALIMLMIALPLWKRLPHLNIQPSAMRYPQLLASMLNLLRQEKVLQVRGVLALLMFAAFNIFWSALVLPLSAPPYSFSHTVIGSFGLVGMIGALAAARAGYWADRGYAQRTSLAALLILLLAWGPLSLMAYSLWALMIGIVLLDLGGQALHVTNQSMIFRTRPEAHSRLVGLYMLFYAVGSGLGAISTTATYAYASWFGVCALGAGVSLLALLFWWMTRHIVPQSTNEKDNNI, encoded by the coding sequence ATGAAAGCTTCCCTTGTATCTTCAACGTCTCCAGTAGATAACAATAAAACGCATTCGAACCTACCTCGTGGCGTAATTTTGCTATTTGCTATAGCAAGTGGTGCAAGCGTAGCAAATGTCTATTATGCGCAGCCCTTGCTCGACATATTGGCGAGAGACTTTAAGGTTAGTCATGCCGCTATTGGTGGTGTGGTGACCGCCACTCAAATAGGTTGTGCCCTAGCCTTAATCTTTCTAGTGCCATTAGGTGATTTGGTAAATCGGCGTCGGTTAATGGCCCTACAGTTAATTGCCTTAATATCTGCATTGTTAATGGTTGGCTTTGCTCACTCTACGATTATTCTTTTGGCAGGAATGCTTGCGGTGGGTTTACTCGGCACAGCCATGACACAAGGGCTTATTGCCTATGCTGCAAATGCGGCGGCCCCACATGAGCAAGGACATGTGGTTGGTACTGCACAAAGTGGTGTGTTCATTGGTTTACTGCTTGCCCGTATATTTTCAGGAGGCATTAGTGATGTGGCGGGTTGGCGCGGCGTGTACTTTTGTGCAGCCCTCATCATGCTTATGATTGCATTACCCCTTTGGAAACGTCTGCCTCATTTAAATATTCAACCTAGTGCCATGCGCTACCCGCAGCTTCTGGCTTCTATGCTCAATCTACTGCGCCAAGAAAAAGTGCTACAAGTGCGCGGTGTGTTAGCTTTACTCATGTTCGCCGCATTTAATATTTTTTGGAGCGCATTAGTACTGCCGTTAAGTGCCCCGCCTTATAGCTTCTCGCATACTGTAATTGGGTCTTTTGGACTTGTTGGAATGATTGGTGCTTTGGCTGCTGCACGTGCGGGTTACTGGGCCGACCGTGGATATGCTCAGCGCACAAGCTTGGCAGCACTGTTAATATTACTGCTCGCTTGGGGTCCACTTTCACTCATGGCTTACTCACTCTGGGCACTCATGATTGGCATCGTATTGCTAGACTTGGGCGGACAAGCCTTGCATGTGACCAACCAGAGTATGATTTTTCGCACACGTCCAGAAGCGCATAGCCGTCTTGTTGGTCTATACATGCTCTTTTATGCAGTAGGTAGCGGATTAGGTGCAATCAGCACAACAGCGACTTATGCTTATGCAAGTTGGTTTGGTGTATGTGCCTTAGGTGCAGGTGTAAGTTTGTTGGCATTATTATTTTGGTGGATGACACGTCATATCGTGCCTCAAAGCACAAATGAAAAAGATAACAATATATAA
- a CDS encoding DUF4142 domain-containing protein, producing MKAILTKKIISCIAISGVLSFSAFEIMAANQQTINDGKNHSKILNENHENLTDSQIFKILSTANNGEIKQAKTALPKLKMDEAKKYAEMMIKEHSANEKNAQALASRLQLISQTSNLSKSLQNDSDKIVSKLNQITSDTDKNYMMSQVKVHRKVLKIIDKQLIPNTKSSELKNMLVQTRGAVAKHLKAAEDIFKNMK from the coding sequence ATGAAAGCTATTTTAACGAAGAAAATTATTAGCTGTATCGCAATTAGTGGTGTTTTAAGTTTTAGTGCATTTGAGATTATGGCGGCGAATCAACAAACTATAAATGATGGGAAGAATCACTCTAAAATATTAAATGAAAACCATGAAAATTTGACTGATAGTCAAATTTTCAAAATATTAAGTACAGCTAATAATGGTGAAATTAAGCAGGCAAAAACTGCATTGCCAAAACTAAAAATGGATGAAGCTAAGAAATATGCTGAAATGATGATTAAAGAACATTCAGCCAATGAAAAAAATGCACAAGCGTTGGCAAGTCGGTTACAGTTAATTTCACAAACCAGTAATCTTAGTAAATCATTGCAAAATGATAGTGATAAAATTGTTAGTAAGCTTAATCAAATAACATCAGATACTGATAAAAATTATATGATGAGTCAAGTTAAAGTTCACCGTAAAGTTTTGAAGATAATTGATAAGCAGTTAATACCAAACACGAAAAGTTCTGAATTAAAAAATATGCTCGTACAAACACGTGGTGCTGTTGCGAAACACCTAAAAGCAGCTGAAGATATATTTAAAAATATGAAATAA
- the cysS gene encoding cysteine--tRNA ligase, with amino-acid sequence MQPFVLYNSEQRKKVEFVPRKEGHIDMYVCGMTVYDYCHIGHARVMVAFDYIIRFLRSQGWNVRYIRNITDIDDKIIKRANENGEAIQQLTTRFIDAMNEDAANLGCLAPDEAPKATEYIDQMQNMIGNLVNKGAAYPASNGDVYFEVTKFEKYGRLSGRKLDDMQAGASERVDVEVEKKHPFDFVLWKHAKENEPSWASPWGNGRPGWHIECSAMSTCCLGNHFDIHGGGSDLMFPHHENEIAQSEASTGEQYVNYWMHVGFINVDGEKMSKSLGNFFTIRDVMEKFHPEVIRYFIVSSHYRSPVNFSDVALKEAKTSLTRFYHSFKAYQQVYGQTTTETLDQSFIERFNNAMCDDFNTAEAMAVLFELNKELNRAVKEEQADQATVLYSTLRHLTNILGLVQHNVDDFLKSDIGQEALALSDAEIEEFIQQRVDAKKAKDFAKADGIRQSLLDQGVVLEDTRQGTVWRRAD; translated from the coding sequence ATGCAACCGTTTGTTTTATATAACTCTGAGCAACGAAAAAAAGTTGAATTTGTACCTCGCAAAGAAGGTCACATCGATATGTACGTCTGCGGTATGACCGTTTACGACTACTGTCATATCGGGCATGCTCGAGTTATGGTTGCATTTGACTACATTATTCGTTTCTTACGTAGTCAAGGCTGGAATGTTCGCTACATTCGCAACATTACCGACATTGACGACAAAATCATCAAACGTGCGAATGAGAATGGTGAAGCAATCCAACAACTCACCACTCGTTTCATTGATGCAATGAATGAAGATGCGGCGAACTTAGGCTGTTTAGCACCAGATGAAGCACCTAAAGCGACTGAATATATCGATCAGATGCAAAACATGATTGGCAATTTGGTCAACAAAGGCGCTGCTTACCCTGCTTCAAACGGCGATGTTTATTTTGAAGTCACCAAATTTGAAAAATATGGACGCCTCTCTGGTCGTAAGCTTGATGATATGCAAGCTGGCGCAAGTGAGCGTGTTGATGTAGAAGTTGAAAAGAAACACCCTTTTGACTTTGTACTTTGGAAACATGCAAAAGAAAATGAACCATCTTGGGCATCTCCTTGGGGTAATGGCCGTCCGGGTTGGCACATTGAATGTTCTGCAATGTCGACTTGCTGCTTAGGCAATCACTTTGACATTCATGGTGGTGGTTCAGATTTAATGTTCCCGCACCATGAAAATGAAATTGCGCAAAGTGAAGCTTCGACTGGTGAGCAATATGTAAACTACTGGATGCATGTTGGCTTCATTAACGTTGATGGTGAAAAGATGTCTAAATCTTTAGGCAACTTCTTTACGATTCGTGACGTGATGGAGAAATTCCACCCTGAAGTGATCCGCTACTTTATTGTGTCTTCACACTATCGTAGCCCTGTGAACTTCTCTGATGTAGCACTTAAAGAGGCAAAAACTTCTTTAACACGTTTCTATCATTCATTTAAAGCTTATCAACAAGTGTATGGTCAAACGACAACTGAAACGCTTGATCAAAGCTTTATTGAACGTTTTAACAATGCAATGTGTGATGATTTCAATACTGCCGAAGCAATGGCTGTGTTGTTTGAACTGAACAAAGAATTGAACCGTGCTGTAAAAGAAGAGCAAGCTGACCAAGCGACTGTGCTTTATTCGACATTACGTCACCTCACCAACATTTTAGGTTTGGTACAACACAATGTAGATGATTTCTTAAAATCAGATATTGGACAAGAAGCGCTTGCTTTGTCTGATGCTGAAATTGAAGAGTTCATTCAACAACGTGTTGATGCGAAAAAGGCAAAAGACTTTGCTAAAGCAGACGGTATTCGTCAGTCTTTACTCGACCAAGGTGTGGTACTTGAAGACACTCGCCAAGGGACAGTTTGGCGTCGTGCTGATTAA
- a CDS encoding TolC family protein gives MLLTTLHVPMVIYAAKPSEQYHTLKNNLSQLFTPKSSDEFKVAKMQELSNFKLDRSRVQEFPTVQLNDRAASSYSTLPSRKMTLQEAVRIAIQRNPDISQAISTLAGQNAGIDVAKAGYYPQISGGITTGDLSSGERGRQLLTLNATQMLYDFGKVKSGVSVEKAKLQVEQANVLVSIDDIALDVAQSIINIQRYLQLNKIAEQQIAGIQRIQEIANLRANAGISSQADPIQAQSYLQAAQSGLIAQQSLLRQYQQHLRTLLGGDVSRTGWIISDDLVKVSDLYGEPQFNTIPKMIAAQAGIEVAKAQKEQTRLTRYPTLAVKGSLSQAINGKNPNNDEDDGLYSSVMLEATSQFYQGGAVSSQVKMASYAEEAAKSKVNSVYLDVLDQIRTSREQIENKQRQMQVLANRQATTVRTRELYQEQYKLGTRSLVDLLNAEQAIHSANSELETARYDIYSSIVQYIAATGRSRQAYDLNNISIQGFEVQP, from the coding sequence ATGCTTTTAACTACATTGCATGTACCTATGGTGATATATGCCGCTAAACCAAGTGAGCAATATCACACATTGAAAAACAACTTATCGCAGCTTTTTACCCCTAAAAGTAGTGATGAATTTAAAGTTGCTAAAATGCAAGAGCTGAGTAATTTTAAGCTAGATCGTTCTAGAGTTCAGGAGTTTCCGACTGTTCAACTCAATGATCGAGCAGCTTCATCTTATTCAACTCTACCATCAAGGAAAATGACTCTGCAGGAAGCGGTGAGAATCGCAATCCAGCGTAACCCTGATATTTCCCAAGCCATTTCAACTTTAGCTGGCCAAAACGCCGGTATTGATGTTGCAAAGGCGGGTTATTACCCTCAAATTTCAGGTGGTATTACCACAGGTGACTTGAGCAGTGGTGAGCGTGGTCGGCAGTTATTGACTTTAAATGCAACTCAAATGCTCTATGATTTTGGTAAAGTGAAATCAGGTGTATCGGTTGAGAAGGCTAAGCTGCAAGTCGAGCAGGCCAATGTTCTGGTCAGCATTGATGATATTGCACTTGATGTCGCACAGTCGATTATTAATATTCAGCGCTATCTTCAATTAAATAAAATTGCCGAACAGCAAATTGCAGGTATTCAGCGAATTCAGGAAATCGCTAATTTACGTGCAAATGCTGGTATTAGTAGTCAAGCCGATCCAATTCAAGCCCAATCTTATTTGCAAGCTGCTCAGTCTGGTCTGATTGCTCAGCAATCATTGTTACGTCAATATCAGCAGCATTTAAGAACATTATTGGGTGGCGATGTTTCTCGAACGGGATGGATTATTTCAGATGATTTGGTGAAAGTATCTGATTTATATGGTGAACCTCAGTTTAATACCATTCCAAAAATGATCGCAGCCCAAGCGGGTATTGAAGTCGCTAAAGCGCAAAAAGAGCAGACCCGTTTAACACGTTATCCAACTTTGGCAGTCAAAGGTTCTTTGAGTCAGGCCATTAATGGCAAAAATCCAAATAATGATGAAGATGACGGTCTATATAGTTCGGTCATGCTTGAAGCAACCAGTCAGTTTTATCAAGGTGGGGCAGTTTCTTCTCAGGTAAAAATGGCGAGTTATGCAGAAGAAGCCGCTAAATCTAAAGTGAATTCTGTTTATCTGGATGTTCTAGATCAGATCAGAACCAGCCGTGAGCAAATTGAAAATAAACAACGACAAATGCAGGTTTTAGCAAATCGCCAAGCGACGACGGTTCGTACACGTGAGCTTTATCAAGAGCAGTACAAACTCGGTACACGTTCATTGGTTGACTTATTAAATGCCGAACAAGCGATTCATAGTGCTAATTCAGAACTCGAAACAGCTCGTTATGATATCTACAGCAGTATTGTTCAATACATTGCAGCAACAGGACGTTCGCGCCAAGCTTATGACTTAAATAATATTTCAATTCAGGGGTTCGAAGTACAACCATGA
- the lptC gene encoding LPS export ABC transporter periplasmic protein LptC, with protein MDTRVLSIVAVVVAAISGGYYYYSGKAKKLDIGSAKNMTYSAQGVHLTQTDDQGNLYIRAEVRQLEQDMQQKTSKLDQLNASMYKDGKVDATFFAKQANGYDDNRKVILSGDVVATKLAPQGKIEFQTDELTGYPKTREIETNHQVVVQSPQAEFVSKGLKANLNNGQYEFFNIRGKYAPKS; from the coding sequence ATGGATACCAGAGTTTTATCAATTGTTGCTGTAGTGGTTGCTGCTATAAGTGGTGGTTATTACTACTATAGTGGCAAGGCAAAAAAACTAGACATTGGTTCTGCGAAGAATATGACATATTCAGCGCAGGGCGTCCATTTGACTCAAACTGATGATCAAGGCAATTTGTATATTCGTGCTGAAGTTCGTCAGCTTGAACAGGATATGCAACAAAAAACATCAAAGTTGGATCAACTTAATGCCTCAATGTATAAAGATGGCAAAGTTGATGCAACGTTCTTTGCAAAACAGGCAAATGGCTACGATGATAACCGTAAAGTTATATTATCGGGCGATGTGGTTGCTACTAAACTTGCGCCACAAGGGAAGATTGAATTCCAAACTGATGAGTTAACTGGATATCCAAAAACCAGAGAAATTGAAACGAATCATCAAGTGGTTGTTCAATCTCCGCAAGCCGAGTTTGTCAGCAAAGGACTAAAAGCCAATTTGAATAATGGTCAGTACGAATTTTTTAATATTCGAGGAAAGTATGCACCAAAGTCTTAA